A portion of the Liberibacter crescens BT-1 genome contains these proteins:
- the fni gene encoding type 2 isopentenyl-diphosphate Delta-isomerase, which translates to MTNIINNRKLEHIDIICEDPDINRQGNFFDNWQLMHRALPEIALEDVDPSVTFLGKKLSFPLLISSMTGGDHELLKKINRNLAIAAEKTGVAMAVGSQRIMFSSPEAINSFDLRQYAPHTVLLANLGAVQLNYGFGIKEALEAVQILEADGLFLHLNPLQEAIQPEGNTNFSNLGEKIATLAKEMNVPILLKEVGCGMSPADIELGLEAGIRYFDVAGHGGTSWSRIEQYRNLQSNLGLLFQDWGISTPLALEMARPYLSRAQLIASGGLRNGLDIVKSIIMGASMGGFAAIFLQPAMTSIDTVISIIERLKEEFITSMFLLGAKRFEDLHLKNELLRHK; encoded by the coding sequence ATGACCAATATTATTAACAATCGCAAACTCGAACATATTGATATCATTTGTGAAGATCCAGACATAAACCGTCAAGGCAATTTCTTTGATAATTGGCAACTCATGCATAGAGCTCTTCCGGAAATAGCATTGGAAGATGTTGATCCTTCAGTGACATTCCTGGGGAAAAAATTATCTTTTCCTCTTTTAATTTCCTCAATGACCGGAGGCGATCATGAGCTCTTAAAAAAAATTAATCGAAATTTGGCTATTGCTGCAGAAAAAACAGGCGTAGCGATGGCTGTCGGTTCACAGAGAATCATGTTTTCCTCACCTGAAGCCATAAACAGTTTTGATCTTCGCCAATATGCACCTCATACAGTTCTTTTGGCAAATTTGGGTGCTGTTCAGTTAAACTATGGTTTTGGAATAAAAGAAGCTCTTGAAGCTGTTCAAATTCTTGAAGCAGATGGTTTGTTTTTACATCTTAATCCTCTGCAAGAAGCCATTCAGCCAGAAGGAAATACGAATTTTTCTAACCTTGGAGAAAAAATCGCCACTCTTGCAAAAGAGATGAACGTTCCAATACTTCTGAAAGAAGTAGGCTGTGGCATGTCACCAGCGGATATAGAATTGGGCCTGGAAGCAGGAATTCGTTATTTTGATGTTGCAGGACATGGAGGAACCTCATGGAGCCGTATAGAACAGTATCGTAATCTGCAAAGCAATCTTGGACTGTTGTTTCAGGATTGGGGTATTTCAACACCTTTGGCTCTGGAAATGGCTCGACCCTATCTTTCACGTGCACAGTTAATTGCCAGTGGTGGGCTTCGTAATGGACTCGATATTGTAAAATCGATTATCATGGGAGCATCTATGGGAGGCTTTGCAGCAATCTTTCTTCAACCTGCGATGACTTCAATTGACACTGTTATTAGTATAATAGAGCGCCTTAAGGAAGAATTTATTACTTCAATGTTTTTACTTGGTGCAAAACGCTTTGAAGATCTTCATTTAAAAAATGAGCTCTTAAGGCATAAATAA